The nucleotide window GGCACCTTTGCCGACCGCTGGCGGCCGAAGCGTACCATGATCTGGTGCGAGTTTCTCAGCGCCCTGTCGGTCTTCGCCGTCTTGTTGACCCTGATGGCCGGCTCCTGGCAGGCCGTCTTTTTCTCCATGTTCTTTTCGGCCATCCTGTCGCAGTTCTCGCAACCCTCTGGGTTGAAGCTGTTCAAACTGCACGTGGCCGGCGACCAGGTGCAGGAAGCCATGTCCCTGTACCAGACCGTCTTTTCCGTTTTCATGGTCTTTGGCCCGATCCTGGGGACCTTTATCTTTCAGGCTTTCGGGATTTACCTCTCTCTCGCTGTCACCGGGCTGGCGTTCCTGCTGTCTGCGGCAGCCCTGCTGGTGCTTCTGCCGGAGAAGGATCCGCACGAAACGACGCGGATCCAGTCGGCGGTGCGCAAAGAGATGGTCGAGGGTGTCCGCTACGTCCTGGCCAATCGGTCGCTGACCCTGCTAGGCGCCTGTTTTTTGGCTGCCGGCTTGGGCCTCGGCGTGATTCAGCCATTAGGCGTGTTTCTGGTGACGGAACGGTTGGGCCTGGCCAAAGAAAGCTTGCAGTGGCTGCTCACCGCCTACGGAATCGGCACCATCTTGGGCGGTTTCTTGACGATGAACCTGGCCAGCCGGCTGGCGCCGCAAAAACTGCTCGTCGTGGGCATGTTTTTCGACGCCCTCGGCATGGTGATCACCGGGGTGTCGACTGTGCCCTGGCTGACTATCCTGGCTCACCTGCTCAGCGGGCTTTCGCTCCCGAGCATCGTCACCGGTATCAATACGATGATCCTGCAAAACACGGAGACGGATTTTGTCGGTCGCGTCAACGGCATCCTCAACCCCTTGTTCACCGGTGCGATGGTCGTCACCATGTCGGCAGCGGGATTGCTCAAGCAGTGGTTCCCTCTTGTCGCCTTGTACATCGCCGCTGGGGCGTGCTTTTTCGTGGGGCTTCTGTTTATCCTGCCTCTGTATAATCTGCCGGCTGTGGGGAAGGAACTGAGCAGTCAGTCGTAATAAATGAGAAACGCCGCCAGAACGGATTTGTTCAGGCGGCGTTTTTCCGATGAATCAACCTTTTTCGATGTACTGCACGACGATCCGGCGAAAACCGACCATCCCTTTCAGGGCTTTTACTAAATGCTCATCAATGATACCCTGTTGATGAAGGATTTCAAACATCTCGCGGCTGTTTTTAGGAAGACCCCATCCACGCGCGGCGATTACATGGGCAGCCATATCGATGGCGATCTCGCACATGCGCTGGATATTGAGCACGATGGCATCCTGTTTGGTGTAATTGGTCAAATTGTCCGGGTTCTGGGCGTATTCCTCTTGAACGCGCCGCCAACAGCGTTCTATGCTTTCGCGTTTGTTCCAGGCTACATCAGGAATCATGGGCGCGCATCCTCTCTCTTTCGGCATCAAAGATACACTGGCGCTCCTCGTTCAACCGGGCGTATTTCTTCAGTGTTAAGGCATGGAAGGCGAGCAGTCGTTCACTATTACGGCAGAAGATGACCTGGCCTGTAGACAATATCTGCGCTTGAAACACCGTAGAAGCCGTCGATAGGTCGATGAGGTCCACATCGCGATTCAGCGAGAGGGACAATTCCTGACTAAGGCGAAAAAGGGCAAGTTCATCCAAGGACCTGTCTGCGAGAAAAGCGACATCGATATCGCTCTCCGGGCCCAGTCGGTTCTTCGCTCCCGAACCGAACAAGACAATCGCAATTGGCGAAAGCCTTTCTTTCAATATGGAGATAATCAAGGACTTTTCGGCTTCTAAAGAGAAGGTTGCCATGGGAAGCCTCCCGTCCGGTATGTTGATTGAAAATCTTATATAACATTATCATATCATTTTCCTGATATTGTAATCAATCGGAGAGACGATTTTCTCCCGATTTACTTATTTGGTATACGCCATTCTCCATTCATCATTTTGCATCCCCATCATTGACCTTTTTCAGCCCGTTTTCATTGTTTCGTCTTATGGTGAAGTGGGAAGATAAACCCGAACGGCGAAGAACCGACCTGCCGCAACCTATCGCGGCTGTGGAGGTCGAGCGCCGGGGGTATGAGGTGATTCCATTGCGCATTTTGCTGGCCGAAGACGACCAGCGGCTGGGCAAACTGATCGACCACATGCTGAAAAGGGAAGGCCATGAGGTCGACTGGGTGCAGCGCGGCGACGACGCCTATCATTACGCCAAGGCGTCCCATTATGATTTGTTCATTCTCGATTGGATGATGCCGGTCATGGACGGCGTGACCCTCTGCCGCCAGTTGCGGCAGGACGGTTTTCAGTGCCCGATTCTCATGTTGACGGCCAAGGATGCCGTAGAGGATCGGGTGCAGGGCCTGGACGCCGGCGCTGACGACTACCTGGTCAAACCTTTCGCGTCGGCTGAGTTGATGGCCCGGCTGCGGGCGCTTTCCCGCCGTAGCAAAGTTCCCTTGCAGGAAGAGATCGTCCAGGTGGCCGACCTGGTTTTAAACCGCAACCGTCACTCGGTGACGCGCGGCGGCGAGGAGATCACCCTGACCAGCCGCGAGTTTGCCTTGCTCGATCTGCTGGTGCAGAACAAGGGACAGGTGCTTCCCCGCGAGATGATCATGGAGCGGGTCTGGGGGTTTGACGCCGATGTGACCGACAACACCCTGGACGCCTATATCCGATTGCTGCGCAAAAAAATCGAACCCCCCGGCGCCGCCAAGTTGATTCACAACATCCGGGGCGTTGGCTACACACTGGAGGAATAGCCGTGTTTACGCGGATCCGCGCGCGCCTGACCCTGGGATATGCCGCGTTGATGATCGTCATCCTGGTTGCCTTTACCGGGATCACCTACGGCCTGCTGCACTCCATCCTCCAGCAGGAGGAGCGGCAGGAGATGAAAATGATGCTGTCCAGGGTCGCTGATCAGCAGTTGAATGAGATGAAGCGACGGGCTCGTCTGCGCGGTCCCAACGATGTGACGGTGGAACAAAAGCGGGAAAGAAGATATGCGCCGCTCCGCGACGGCGCTGAAGGGGAGCGGGACGCTGTCGGTTCTGGGTATGCCGACTACGCCGCAAGAGGCAACGACGAGGACAAACTCGACGATGACGCCGATGGGGCGAAGCGCGGCGGCAACCGATTCGTCTTCCTGCTCACGCTTGACGAGCGGGGAACCGTGCTTCGCAGCGTCGATGAGTATCCCGCCCTGCGTCCGCAGATCATGGAAGCGGTGCAGCAGTGGAGACCAGCCGCTTTCGAGACGAGAGGCGCCCATTTTTCCGAAGAAGACCGAAGCGAATTGCACATCCTGCTGGGGGCGCAGCCGGTGCTCGACCACGGCCGGTTTGCCGGAATGGTCTATGCCGGCATGGATGTGAGCGATTCCCGCCATGTCCTCTACCGCCTGCTTTTTGTCCTGGGCGCCCTGTCGATCCTCTTTCTGCTGTTGGCCGCTGGCGCCGGCTATTACATGGCCGGAAGAGCCATGGTGCCGATCATCCACTCCTTTCATCGCCAGCGCGAGTTTGTCGCCGACGCATCCCACGAACTGCGCACGCCCTTGAGCATCCTCCAGTCGTCCATCGATGTGATCGAGGCTGACGATGGGCGCAACCTGTCCGAGTTTTCCCGGCAGGTGCTGGCAGACATGAAAGACGAGGTCGGGCGCATGACCCGCCTGGTTGGCGACCTGCTCACGCTGGCCCGCGCCGATTCGGGGAAACTGGAGTTGCAACGGGAGTCTTTCGACCTGCGCCCTGTGGCGGAACAGCTGTTTCGCACCTTCCAACACCGGGCGAACGCGCAGGGATTGACGCTGGAGATGGACGGACCGCCGAGTCTTCCCGTTTTCGTCGACCGGGAGCGTGTCACCCAACTGCTCTGCATCCTTTTGGATAACGCCGTCAAGTACACGCCGGAAGGCGGCAAGGTCAGCCTCTCGCTGGCGCGGGCCGGCGGGGGGCATAACGATACCCTGCAAGTGAAGGTTCAGGATACGGGGATCGGCATCAGTCCCGAGGACCAGCAACACATCTTTGAGCGCTTTTACCGGGCCGACAAGGGCCGCTCCCGGCAAGCCGGCGGTGTCGGCCTCGGCCTTAGCATCGCCCACTGGATCGTCGAGGCCCACGGCGGGACGATCCGCGTGGAAAGCGCGCCGGGCAAAGGGAGCAGTTTTATTGTCCTTGTGCCGGTAAAAGAGCAACGCGCCGTTGTTGCGCTGAATAGTAACCATTAAAGCTTCGCGGAGCAGACATTTCTGCGACCACATGAAACCGCCCACTGCCCATCCTCTTTTTGGATGGCAGAGGCGGTTTCTGCATGTGATTGGACTGTTTGCGCCAGCAATGGCGGCGCGCAGTGAATGTAGTGGATGTAAATGATCGGATGGGTGAAGCGTCCCTTTCAGAACAATTTCAGTTTTTCCAGGTAAAGTATGGGGGTAATGCGTTTATGGGGGGGCATCGAGTGATAACGGGATTGATCTGGCGGGTCACCTGGTCTGGAGCGGGGCTTCTTGTTTTCTGGTGGCTGGGATATGTTCTCGGCGACCAATTGCACCGAAACGGCTGGCTCCACGCCCTCTACTGGGCCGGGATCGCAGGCACGTTGATGGTGCTCCTTGCCTTGGGCTATTCGATCAAAAAACGGTATAAAGCGTTCCCTGGTCGCATGGTTTTTTGGCTACAGGCGCATGTCGTACTGACAGTGCTGGGAAACCTCCTGATCTGCATTCACGTAGGTGGAAGAACCCATGCCCTCGTGCCTTGGATGACCTTCATCGTCTTTTTAATTGTCATGATCAGTGGGCAGATTGGATACTTCCTCCACTTTTATATCAAGCAGAAGCTGGCGGCGACGAAACGGGCGCTGCTGGAGCAGGGGAACAGCAGGGAAGAGGCGGAGGAAGAATTGGCCTGGGTGATCGCCGGGGAGAATCTGCTCTCCGGGTGGCGGCGGGTGCATTTTCCCTTGAACATCACTCTAGCGCTCGCCTTGACACTGCATATCGTTTCGGCCGTCTACTACAGGGGTTGGTGAGGGGAGCGGACATGACGCCAGGGATAAAAAAAATCATCCTTCTTTCCTTCGCGCTGATCGCTGTCTGCGCCGTCGCCTTCAGCCTGCAAGAACATATGTTGCCAGAATCCTTCTACTCGCCGGGCCACCTGTCGGAGGCCCATGCAGAAAACGTGGCAGGCTGCGCCGACTGTCACCGCCCTTGGACCAAGGTGACATCTGAAAGTTGCGCGACCGCTGATTGTCACAGCCGTGAAAAGATGGCCCTTCAGATGACCAAGGATCTGCTGAGCTTTCATGAGAAAAAGCAAAGCGATGATTGCATGACCTGCCATCGGGAACACCGAGGCGCGACGGCGACCGCGAGCGCCCAGTTCGATCACAGCATGGCTGACATCAAACAGCGTTGCGCCGAGTGTCACGAAGGGCCGAAGAACCATGAAGACGCCTTCGGGAATGACTGCGCCGCCTGCCACAGCGTGGAGGCGTGGAAACCGGCCACCTTTGACCATAGCAAGTATTTTCGGCTTACTGGCGACCACCAACTCTCCTGTGCGGAGTGCCACCCTGGCGGTGACTATAAGACCTATACCTGCGTGTCTTGCCACAGTGAAAGCGAAATGCTTCGCGAACACCATACATCCAACTATGCCAGGATCGAGAACTGCGTTGAATGTCATAACGGGAAGCGGAGCTTCACGGAGCGGTCCCGGCGAGATGGCGCCGATAGTTTTGGAGATTTCCGAACAGACCGGTTCAAAGAAGAACCCAATGGGGAGTATCGCTCAGACAGGTCCCTTCGAGAGGATGACAGGATCTATCGAAGAGAGGATGGGCGACGCAGTCGGGATTATAGGGAATTCCACAGCCATTAAATCCTTTGCAGTTCACAAAACAGTCACGGATCTTTCAGGGTAATTTCAGCTTCGATTGGTAAAGTAAAGGTGTCAAAGGAAATCGAACCAGAAAGACCTCTCACGGGTGAGACAGTTGGATGACCGACCGATGCCCAGCCCTGCGGAAAGGGAGGGTATTCGACTGAAACAAAGGGAAAAAGGAGATGCGTTACCATGATCGGATCCTGGAAAAAGGCCCTCGTCGCCACCAGCGTGGCGGGAGCGCTCCTCTGCGGCGGCGTCATCGCTTATGCAGCCACCGATACGACGACAACCAGCGACAACAGCAAGCCCTCGTTTTTCCAGAAGTTCGGCAAGGAACGCCGGGGCGGCTTCAAAGGACAGGACTTCGCCCGGGGGTTTCAAGGCGTCGCCGCCATCATCGGCATCGATGAGGCTGCCTTGAAAACGGAGCTGCAAAGCGGCAAAACACTGGCGGAAATCGCGCAGGCCAAAGGCATTGCCAAGGAAGACCTGATCGCCAAGATGGTCGCTGCCGCTCAGGCCCGCCTGGACGAAGCCGTCGCCGGCGGCAGGCTCAGCGCCGAGGAGGCCGCCCAGAAGAAAGAAACGATGAAACAACAAATCGAAGCCGCCGTCGACAAAAAACACACCGACAAATTCGTTGATAGAGCCGACAAAAAGTTCGGCGACATGGCGAAAGACAAAGCCGGTTTCCCCGGTCCTGCCGGTCAAGAGGTTGCTGACCTGTTGAAGATGACCCAGGACGAACTGAAGACCGAACTGAAAGCCGGCAAGTCCCTGGCGGAGATCGCGCAAGCGAAGGGTGTCGCGAAGGAAGACTTGGTTGCCAAGATGGTCGCCGCCGCCCAGGCTCGACTGGACGAGGCCGTCAGCAACGGCAAGATCACGGCGGAAAAGGCTGCTCAGATGAAGGAAGCGATGAAAAAACGCATTGAGGCCTCCGTCGACAAGAAGCCCGGCGACAAAGCCGGTTTCCGCGCTCCTGGCGGTTTCGCCGGTTCGAATCACTTCCAAGTCGCTGCCGACCTGTTGCAGATGACCAAGGATGAACTGACAACGGAACTGAAAGCAGGCAAGTCCCTGGAAGAAGTCGCCCAAGCTAAAGGCGTCGCCAAGGAAACCTTGAAAGCCAAGCTCATCGAGTCGTCCAAAGCCGATATCGACAAAGCGGTGGCCGACGGCAAACTGACGGCGGAAAAAGCTGAGCAAGCCAAAACCAATCTGGAAAAACGGGTCGATGACATGCTGAGCCGGAAAGGGTTCGGCGGTCGCCCCGGGATGAAATAACGTCCCTCCACCGCTCCAAGCGAGGGGAAATCAAACGAACGATGCGGCCACAAGGCGGGACTCCCGCCTGCGGTCGCTTTTTCCCTTTTTTTGTTTTTACTTCTTTTTAGTGGTCATCCCCAAGGGGCGCGTCTCCGTAAGCCTGCCGGCTTTTTTCACTTTGACTTTTAAATTTAATTTTTCCAACTTGTTACGATCTTGACATCTCAGTTGTATAATCGAGACAAGATTATTTCTTGAGGTGAATAACTTGCGGACACGAAACGTTGTTCTCGCCGTATGCTTGACCACGATGGTTTTGACAACGGCGTGCGGGAAGACGGACGCGCCAGCGACCTCGGCTGCCAGCGCGGTCACTTCGGTCAAAACGGTCCCGGTGAAGCGGGCCACTTTGACCAGCACCGTGACTTTGAGCGGAAAAATCGAGCCGAGTGAATCCGTCAATGTGGTCCCGAAGTCCTCGGGGAAGGCGGCCGGCGTCTACGGCGATGTGGGCCAGCGGGTGAGCGCCGGGACAACGCTGATCCAAATGGAAAACAGCGATATCCTGGCCAAACTCGACGCAGCCAAAGCAGCGTTGGCCGCCGGCGAAGCCAATCTGGAGCGCGCCAAGGCGCAGTTGGAAAAGACCCAGATTCAGTTGGATGAAGCCAAGCGCAATCTGGAACGGCAAAAGATGCTCTTTGAGTCAGGCGCCGCATCACAGTCCCAATACGACACCGCCCAGACGAACCATGATTCGATCAAAAAAGACTATGACATGAACGCCGCCTCTGTGGCCGCTGCTCAGGCTAGTGTGGAACAAAACAAGGCTGCCATCCGACAAAACGAAGTGGATCTGGAGAACAGCCGCGTCTTTTCCCCAATCTCCGGTATCATCGCCAGCAAGAACGTCAATGCCGGCGAATCTGTTTCGGCCAGCACGGCGCCTTTTGTCGTCATCAATATGCAGACCGTTCAGATCAACGCCGGTGTCAGCGAAGCCGACATCAATCAATTCAAGCTAGGCCTGGATGTAGATG belongs to Heliomicrobium undosum and includes:
- a CDS encoding efflux RND transporter periplasmic adaptor subunit is translated as MRTRNVVLAVCLTTMVLTTACGKTDAPATSAASAVTSVKTVPVKRATLTSTVTLSGKIEPSESVNVVPKSSGKAAGVYGDVGQRVSAGTTLIQMENSDILAKLDAAKAALAAGEANLERAKAQLEKTQIQLDEAKRNLERQKMLFESGAASQSQYDTAQTNHDSIKKDYDMNAASVAAAQASVEQNKAAIRQNEVDLENSRVFSPISGIIASKNVNAGESVSASTAPFVVINMQTVQINAGVSEADINQFKLGLDVDVRVPAASPKPFKGKVTKLSPSADAKTKTYPVWVSVDNTDDLLKAGMYAEILVTTQRLENALTVPSDAVVERKGQKVVYILDGDKAVERKVSVGKVDEGLTQVTEGVAEGEKVITTGLQALRDGVAVREEQAKPQEKPAGSSQNAPRQGQ
- the hepT gene encoding type VII toxin-antitoxin system HepT family RNase toxin; this encodes MIPDVAWNKRESIERCWRRVQEEYAQNPDNLTNYTKQDAIVLNIQRMCEIAIDMAAHVIAARGWGLPKNSREMFEILHQQGIIDEHLVKALKGMVGFRRIVVQYIEKG
- a CDS encoding sensor histidine kinase translates to MFTRIRARLTLGYAALMIVILVAFTGITYGLLHSILQQEERQEMKMMLSRVADQQLNEMKRRARLRGPNDVTVEQKRERRYAPLRDGAEGERDAVGSGYADYAARGNDEDKLDDDADGAKRGGNRFVFLLTLDERGTVLRSVDEYPALRPQIMEAVQQWRPAAFETRGAHFSEEDRSELHILLGAQPVLDHGRFAGMVYAGMDVSDSRHVLYRLLFVLGALSILFLLLAAGAGYYMAGRAMVPIIHSFHRQREFVADASHELRTPLSILQSSIDVIEADDGRNLSEFSRQVLADMKDEVGRMTRLVGDLLTLARADSGKLELQRESFDLRPVAEQLFRTFQHRANAQGLTLEMDGPPSLPVFVDRERVTQLLCILLDNAVKYTPEGGKVSLSLARAGGGHNDTLQVKVQDTGIGISPEDQQHIFERFYRADKGRSRQAGGVGLGLSIAHWIVEAHGGTIRVESAPGKGSSFIVLVPVKEQRAVVALNSNH
- a CDS encoding MFS transporter; the encoded protein is MSKTGLALLRNRVVQAILLSGVFLQIGIWVRNFAVLLYVVEMTGEDPFAVSMVSVAEFAPIFLFSFIGGTFADRWRPKRTMIWCEFLSALSVFAVLLTLMAGSWQAVFFSMFFSAILSQFSQPSGLKLFKLHVAGDQVQEAMSLYQTVFSVFMVFGPILGTFIFQAFGIYLSLAVTGLAFLLSAAALLVLLPEKDPHETTRIQSAVRKEMVEGVRYVLANRSLTLLGACFLAAGLGLGVIQPLGVFLVTERLGLAKESLQWLLTAYGIGTILGGFLTMNLASRLAPQKLLVVGMFFDALGMVITGVSTVPWLTILAHLLSGLSLPSIVTGINTMILQNTETDFVGRVNGILNPLFTGAMVVTMSAAGLLKQWFPLVALYIAAGACFFVGLLFILPLYNLPAVGKELSSQS
- the mntA gene encoding type VII toxin-antitoxin system MntA family adenylyltransferase antitoxin, producing the protein MATFSLEAEKSLIISILKERLSPIAIVLFGSGAKNRLGPESDIDVAFLADRSLDELALFRLSQELSLSLNRDVDLIDLSTASTVFQAQILSTGQVIFCRNSERLLAFHALTLKKYARLNEERQCIFDAERERMRAHDS
- a CDS encoding cytochrome c3 family protein, which gives rise to MTPGIKKIILLSFALIAVCAVAFSLQEHMLPESFYSPGHLSEAHAENVAGCADCHRPWTKVTSESCATADCHSREKMALQMTKDLLSFHEKKQSDDCMTCHREHRGATATASAQFDHSMADIKQRCAECHEGPKNHEDAFGNDCAACHSVEAWKPATFDHSKYFRLTGDHQLSCAECHPGGDYKTYTCVSCHSESEMLREHHTSNYARIENCVECHNGKRSFTERSRRDGADSFGDFRTDRFKEEPNGEYRSDRSLREDDRIYRREDGRRSRDYREFHSH
- a CDS encoding response regulator transcription factor → MIPLRILLAEDDQRLGKLIDHMLKREGHEVDWVQRGDDAYHYAKASHYDLFILDWMMPVMDGVTLCRQLRQDGFQCPILMLTAKDAVEDRVQGLDAGADDYLVKPFASAELMARLRALSRRSKVPLQEEIVQVADLVLNRNRHSVTRGGEEITLTSREFALLDLLVQNKGQVLPREMIMERVWGFDADVTDNTLDAYIRLLRKKIEPPGAAKLIHNIRGVGYTLEE